A window of Parafrankia discariae contains these coding sequences:
- a CDS encoding type II toxin-antitoxin system death-on-curing family toxin, with protein MIYLTLRELLYIAERAIGSEPVVRDHGLLESALARPRATVFGHDAYPTLDGKAAALLHSLARNHALVDGNKRLALAGLIAFYGVNGRRLTLTNDEAYDLVMGIASGALDSVEDIAKILEGVTRSRR; from the coding sequence ATGATCTACCTGACGCTTCGTGAACTGCTGTACATCGCCGAGCGGGCCATCGGCTCCGAGCCCGTGGTCAGGGACCATGGCCTGCTCGAATCCGCTCTCGCGCGCCCGCGGGCGACGGTGTTCGGCCATGACGCCTATCCCACACTCGACGGCAAGGCCGCCGCGCTCCTGCATTCGCTGGCTCGTAACCACGCCCTCGTCGACGGGAACAAGCGGCTCGCGCTCGCCGGTCTGATCGCCTTCTACGGTGTCAACGGCCGCCGCCTGACGCTGACCAACGACGAGGCCTACGACCTCGTGATGGGCATCGCCTCCGGTGCCCTCGACTCCGTCGAGGACATCGCCAAGATCCTTGAAGGGGTGACCCGGAGCCGTCGGTGA
- a CDS encoding ribbon-helix-helix protein, CopG family produces the protein MTLRLTDDEAEALRLRAELEQRSMQEIARQAIREYVEAHSRAELLDQVLDEELPRYAEALRRLGE, from the coding sequence ATGACACTGCGCTTGACGGATGACGAGGCGGAGGCTCTGCGCCTGCGCGCGGAGCTGGAACAGCGGTCAATGCAGGAGATCGCCCGGCAGGCGATCCGGGAGTACGTCGAGGCGCACAGCCGGGCGGAGCTGCTGGATCAGGTGTTGGACGAGGAGCTTCCGCGGTACGCCGAGGCGCTCCGCCGGCTCGGCGAATGA
- a CDS encoding YdeI/OmpD-associated family protein, giving the protein MGVGDEAAGTSARTTAAPELLIVADGVAWRAWLDVNEDVSGGVWLVLAKKGTTSPTSLRYDLALEEALCSGWIDGQKKSLDAATFQQRFTPRRRASLWSERNTVLVARLIEEGRMRPRGQAEIERAKADGRWDRAYPGAAKAQIPDDLAAALAASPTAGSAFAALNGADRYSVLHRLLTASNPASRATRLTVLLAMLESGGPVSPR; this is encoded by the coding sequence ATGGGTGTGGGTGACGAGGCGGCCGGGACCAGTGCGCGGACCACTGCCGCGCCGGAGCTGCTGATCGTCGCCGACGGCGTCGCGTGGCGGGCCTGGCTCGACGTGAACGAGGACGTCTCCGGCGGCGTCTGGCTGGTCCTGGCCAAGAAGGGCACCACGTCGCCGACGTCGTTGCGCTACGACCTCGCGCTCGAGGAGGCGCTGTGCAGCGGCTGGATCGACGGGCAGAAAAAGAGCCTGGACGCCGCCACCTTCCAGCAGCGCTTCACCCCGCGCCGTAGGGCCTCACTGTGGTCGGAGCGCAACACCGTCCTGGTGGCGCGGCTGATCGAGGAGGGCCGGATGCGGCCCCGGGGGCAGGCCGAGATCGAGCGCGCGAAGGCGGACGGACGCTGGGACCGGGCCTACCCGGGAGCGGCGAAGGCCCAGATTCCCGACGATCTGGCGGCCGCGCTGGCGGCGTCGCCAACGGCCGGCTCGGCGTTCGCCGCGCTGAACGGCGCCGATCGTTACTCCGTCCTGCACCGCCTGCTGACGGCATCGAATCCGGCGAGCCGCGCCACCCGGCTGACAGTCCTGCTCGCGATGCTGGAAAGCGGTGGGCCTGTCTCACCGCGGTGA
- a CDS encoding DUF6461 domain-containing protein, with translation MIAKLTEASWLCETLGEIFCLTFVRGVDAAEALRRMGGYPDTVTELGPEETFERQNSYLSGYPQIAGAVELGGWTVVLEPNGFAGVGTLLTAVSQGTEAVAVLRHDYAHPRFAYAVDGTVLTAFDPGRIDEVTGTGTGRLDAHLEQVRRAPVDQSPDSGGAARDATRAVVLAGLVTGVLPTPSALSGRMLTAQFEPWFSGAAPEDGGLSMSVAVRDPQQVALLIDAVSAASPAAKRATAVAEVRRIVDHLGVAGTPGLRRALADAEAGRFRRITASSPLGLEVRAWLRRASTASGSLNDPTAPWMTEAERLRSNLFGWLARALRGALYPDPDVAVRTALYALGVSLPALSDPQAYAAALSHLRS, from the coding sequence ATGATCGCAAAGCTGACGGAGGCCAGCTGGCTCTGCGAGACGCTCGGCGAGATCTTCTGCCTCACCTTCGTCCGTGGCGTCGATGCCGCTGAGGCACTCCGCCGGATGGGCGGCTACCCGGACACCGTCACCGAGCTGGGCCCCGAGGAGACCTTCGAGCGGCAGAACTCCTACCTCTCCGGCTACCCGCAGATCGCCGGTGCCGTCGAGCTGGGCGGATGGACCGTGGTCCTCGAACCTAACGGGTTCGCCGGGGTCGGAACGCTCCTGACCGCCGTCTCCCAGGGCACCGAAGCGGTGGCCGTGCTCCGCCACGACTACGCCCACCCGCGCTTCGCCTACGCCGTCGACGGGACGGTACTGACGGCCTTCGATCCCGGCCGGATCGACGAAGTGACGGGAACCGGAACCGGTCGGCTCGACGCCCACCTCGAACAGGTCAGACGTGCCCCCGTCGACCAGAGCCCGGATAGCGGCGGCGCTGCACGCGATGCCACCCGCGCCGTTGTGCTCGCCGGTCTCGTCACGGGTGTCCTGCCGACACCGAGCGCGCTGTCCGGCCGGATGCTGACGGCTCAGTTCGAGCCGTGGTTCAGCGGCGCCGCACCGGAAGACGGCGGCCTGTCGATGAGCGTGGCGGTGCGTGATCCGCAGCAGGTCGCTCTTCTGATCGACGCCGTCTCCGCCGCCTCGCCGGCCGCGAAACGCGCCACGGCGGTCGCCGAGGTCCGGCGCATCGTCGATCATCTCGGCGTCGCCGGTACACCCGGCCTGCGCAGGGCACTCGCCGACGCGGAGGCCGGCCGTTTCCGCCGGATCACAGCGTCGTCCCCGCTCGGCCTGGAGGTGCGCGCCTGGCTGCGGCGTGCGTCAACGGCGAGTGGGTCACTCAACGATCCGACGGCCCCGTGGATGACGGAGGCCGAACGCCTTCGCAGCAACCTGTTCGGCTGGCTGGCCCGGGCCCTGCGCGGCGCGCTGTACCCGGATCCGGACGTTGCCGTGCGAACAGCGCTCTACGCCCTGGGCGTGAGCCTGCCCGCTCTGTCCGATCCACAGGCCTACGCCGCCGCGCTGTCCCACCTCCGTTCCTGA
- a CDS encoding YncE family protein — MVAVTLVVAVLALGLYLATDTGRGSDAQATAPRATVSASHPGMSHLATGGPVSPSGAAGGGGVPAVDVYSQARAGMLSPAVRDDPLLVYVPNLRDGTVTVIDQRTLRVTESYHTGRGPQHVVPSWDLRTLWVNNNQGNSLSPIDPRSGRLAGPAVPVTDPYNLYFTPDGANAMVIAEANHEIDFRDPHTFALRHSLDVGSACAGVNHVDFSVDGSYAIATCEFAGRLVKVDIAHQRVLGYLDLGRESAPQDIKIDPAGRVWYVADMNSDGVHLIDGDNFTKVGFVHTGPETHGLYPSRDGRFLYVANRGGQMESMKPPFPHAGTQGSVSVISFATRAVVATWPIPGGGTPDMGNVNAEGTRLWLAGRRSDVVYVFDTGGGNGADPTTGRLLTEIPVGHEPHGLTVWPQPGRYSLGHTGIMR; from the coding sequence GTGGTGGCGGTGACGCTGGTCGTCGCCGTGCTCGCTCTTGGTCTCTACCTGGCCACCGACACCGGGCGTGGCTCGGATGCGCAGGCCACCGCCCCCAGAGCCACCGTCAGTGCCTCGCACCCGGGGATGTCGCACCTGGCGACGGGTGGTCCGGTGAGCCCCTCCGGCGCCGCCGGTGGCGGTGGCGTCCCGGCTGTCGACGTCTACTCCCAGGCTCGCGCGGGGATGCTGAGCCCGGCCGTGCGCGACGACCCGCTGCTGGTCTACGTGCCGAACCTGCGCGACGGCACAGTCACCGTGATCGACCAGCGCACCCTGCGGGTGACGGAGAGCTACCACACCGGCCGTGGGCCGCAGCACGTCGTCCCCTCCTGGGATCTGCGGACCCTGTGGGTGAACAACAACCAGGGCAACAGCCTGTCGCCGATCGACCCGCGTTCCGGGCGGCTGGCCGGGCCCGCGGTACCGGTCACCGACCCGTACAACCTGTACTTCACGCCCGACGGGGCCAATGCGATGGTCATCGCGGAGGCGAACCACGAGATCGACTTCCGTGATCCGCACACGTTCGCGCTGCGGCACAGCCTCGACGTGGGCAGCGCCTGCGCGGGCGTGAACCACGTCGACTTCTCCGTCGACGGCTCCTACGCGATCGCCACCTGTGAGTTCGCCGGCCGGCTCGTCAAGGTCGACATCGCCCACCAGAGGGTCCTCGGCTACCTCGACCTCGGCCGGGAGTCGGCACCGCAGGATATCAAGATCGACCCGGCCGGCCGGGTCTGGTACGTCGCCGACATGAACTCCGACGGGGTCCACCTCATCGACGGGGACAACTTCACCAAGGTCGGTTTCGTGCACACCGGGCCGGAGACCCACGGGCTCTACCCGAGCCGCGACGGCCGGTTCCTCTACGTCGCCAACCGCGGCGGGCAGATGGAGTCGATGAAACCGCCGTTCCCGCACGCCGGAACGCAGGGCTCGGTCTCGGTCATCTCCTTCGCCACCCGCGCGGTGGTGGCCACCTGGCCGATCCCCGGCGGGGGAACCCCGGACATGGGCAACGTCAACGCCGAAGGCACCCGTCTGTGGCTCGCCGGCCGGCGCAGCGACGTCGTCTACGTGTTCGACACCGGCGGCGGGAACGGCGCGGATCCGACCACCGGCAGGCTCCTCACCGAGATCCCCGTTGGGCACGAACCGCACGGCCTCACGGTCTGGCCGCAACCCGGGCGTTATTCCCTGGGCCACACCGGAATCATGCGCTGA
- a CDS encoding polysaccharide deacetylase family protein → MTETFDRDLSRRRFLTATGAAAAAAAGGGGLAACAGGGPQPAASAPPSSAPQPSAAALGPAGTGTAAPSAASDPTGPGLAPGGPAAAVTHGPRDRSRIALTFHLGPHEAGQDLALAHRLLADAAQLSVPITVFAVGQWLDGHRDLVPTILAAGNELANHTHTHPTLTALPADQVAAEIAGCRDVLARLAPTQGRYFRPSGTSTATPLILAEAGAAGYRTVVDFDVDPLDYTSPGADAVVARIRADTRPGSIVSLHFGYPGTVSAFPRIVANLRTAGLTPVRVHDLLI, encoded by the coding sequence ATGACCGAGACATTCGATCGCGACCTTTCCCGCCGCCGCTTCCTGACCGCGACCGGCGCCGCGGCGGCCGCCGCCGCCGGCGGCGGCGGCCTCGCGGCCTGTGCCGGCGGAGGGCCGCAACCGGCGGCGTCAGCCCCACCGTCGTCCGCCCCGCAGCCTTCCGCCGCAGCCCTCGGCCCCGCGGGGACCGGCACGGCGGCACCCTCCGCGGCGTCGGACCCGACCGGCCCGGGACTGGCGCCGGGAGGGCCCGCGGCTGCGGTCACCCACGGCCCGCGAGACCGGTCCCGGATCGCGCTCACCTTCCATCTCGGTCCGCACGAGGCCGGCCAGGATCTCGCACTGGCCCACCGGCTCCTCGCCGACGCCGCCCAGCTCTCCGTGCCGATCACGGTGTTCGCGGTCGGCCAGTGGCTGGACGGCCATCGCGATCTCGTCCCGACGATCCTGGCGGCCGGTAACGAACTGGCGAACCACACCCACACCCACCCGACGCTGACCGCGCTGCCCGCCGATCAGGTGGCCGCCGAGATCGCCGGCTGCCGGGACGTCCTCGCCCGGCTCGCCCCGACCCAGGGCCGCTACTTTCGGCCTTCCGGCACGAGCACCGCCACCCCGCTGATCCTCGCCGAGGCCGGTGCCGCCGGTTACCGCACGGTCGTCGACTTCGACGTCGACCCGCTCGACTACACCTCCCCGGGAGCCGACGCCGTCGTCGCCCGCATCCGCGCCGACACCAGGCCGGGCTCGATCGTGAGCCTGCACTTCGGGTACCCGGGCACCGTCAGCGCGTTTCCCAGAATCGTCGCGAACCTACGCACAGCCGGCCTCACCCCGGTCCGAGTACACGATCTCCTCATCTGA
- a CDS encoding MmyB family transcriptional regulator yields the protein MGHPTSGDLRLAFEILLLPGTDDHRLVAYLPADPATAAALTTILTTVAPAAAPF from the coding sequence GTGGGCCACCCGACCTCCGGCGACCTTCGGCTGGCCTTCGAGATCCTGCTCCTGCCCGGCACCGACGACCACCGCCTCGTCGCCTACCTGCCCGCCGACCCAGCAACCGCCGCCGCCCTGACCACCATCCTCACCACGGTCGCGCCCGCCGCGGCGCCGTTCTGA
- a CDS encoding class I SAM-dependent methyltransferase, whose protein sequence is MLAGQAAYNRWVLAAYDIGVLGISNRFVWRCPTERLRRLYDGHASARHLDIGVGTGYYLDKARWPTPNPAVTLVDLNENALRTASTRIRRFAPRTAVHNALEPVGELPGAPFDSVGVNYLLHCMPGDLEIKTGQLLTSIRPAMSPQAVLFGSTILATAAKLSRPARTLLAFYNRKGVFHNVDDHAEALDRALGAAFANHRVELIGGVATFVASTPIHSNRPDRPGASPGRVATPEVLQESGMRATTVMCFRH, encoded by the coding sequence GTGCTCGCCGGTCAGGCCGCCTACAACCGGTGGGTACTGGCCGCCTACGACATCGGCGTACTCGGAATCTCCAATCGCTTCGTGTGGCGGTGCCCGACCGAGCGGCTGCGCCGGCTGTACGACGGCCACGCCAGCGCCCGGCACCTCGACATCGGGGTCGGCACCGGGTACTACCTCGACAAGGCGCGGTGGCCCACCCCGAACCCGGCTGTGACGCTGGTGGACCTTAACGAGAATGCCCTGCGTACGGCCTCGACCAGGATCAGGCGGTTCGCCCCGCGAACCGCGGTCCACAACGCACTCGAACCGGTAGGTGAGCTACCCGGTGCACCGTTCGACTCGGTCGGTGTGAACTACCTGCTGCACTGCATGCCTGGTGACCTTGAAATTAAGACAGGCCAGCTGCTGACGTCGATCCGGCCGGCCATGTCACCCCAGGCGGTGCTGTTCGGCTCGACCATCCTGGCCACCGCGGCAAAGCTGTCCAGGCCGGCACGGACATTGCTCGCCTTCTACAACCGGAAAGGTGTATTTCACAACGTCGACGACCACGCGGAAGCGCTGGACCGAGCACTCGGCGCGGCTTTTGCCAACCACCGGGTGGAACTCATCGGCGGGGTGGCGACGTTCGTCGCGTCCACCCCAATCCACTCGAACCGTCCTGATCGACCAGGCGCCTCACCTGGCCGCGTTGCGACACCTGAGGTTCTCCAAGAATCCGGCATGCGCGCGACAACCGTGATGTGCTTTCGCCACTGA
- a CDS encoding SAM hydrolase/SAM-dependent halogenase family protein codes for MSEHQIISFLTDYGLSDGFVATCHGVLLDITPGARVIDISHVVPPQDIRTGARLLARVTPYLPKAIHVAVVDPGVGGQRRPVAVDTARGIFIGPDNGLLAWAVEAAGGALAAYELTNEKLFRKPVSRTFHGRDIFMPVAGHLARGTALADVGPEIPTDSLVALPAPVERLEGGELLSEVILADHFGNLHLASAVDRLDSFSLSVGHPVVCVTPAGEHRATYVEVFEEVPLGELAFYGDAVGQLTIAVNSGNAAERLGVTTGEILRIRIAP; via the coding sequence GTGTCCGAACATCAGATCATCTCGTTTCTGACCGACTACGGCCTCAGCGATGGTTTCGTGGCGACGTGCCACGGGGTGCTGCTCGACATCACGCCCGGCGCCCGGGTGATCGACATCAGCCATGTCGTACCCCCGCAGGACATCCGAACCGGTGCGCGGCTTCTCGCCAGAGTCACGCCGTACCTGCCGAAGGCGATTCACGTCGCCGTCGTCGATCCGGGTGTCGGCGGGCAGCGCCGTCCCGTCGCCGTGGACACCGCCCGCGGGATCTTCATCGGCCCGGACAACGGCCTTCTCGCCTGGGCGGTGGAGGCAGCGGGCGGCGCGCTGGCGGCGTACGAGCTGACGAACGAGAAGCTGTTCCGGAAGCCGGTCTCGCGTACCTTCCACGGGCGCGACATCTTCATGCCCGTCGCCGGTCATCTCGCCCGCGGTACGGCTCTGGCCGACGTCGGGCCGGAAATCCCGACAGACTCGCTGGTGGCCCTGCCCGCGCCGGTGGAGAGGCTCGAAGGCGGTGAGCTCCTCTCGGAGGTGATCCTGGCCGACCACTTCGGCAACCTCCACCTGGCCAGCGCCGTCGACCGGCTCGACTCCTTCTCGCTTTCGGTCGGCCATCCGGTGGTCTGTGTCACGCCGGCCGGCGAACACCGGGCGACCTACGTCGAGGTCTTCGAGGAGGTCCCGCTGGGGGAGCTGGCCTTCTACGGCGACGCGGTGGGGCAGCTGACCATCGCGGTGAACTCCGGGAACGCGGCGGAACGGCTCGGTGTCACCACCGGCGAGATACTCCGGATCCGCATCGCACCCTGA
- a CDS encoding toll/interleukin-1 receptor domain-containing protein: protein MSHGGDTHSTSGSGAGWDFFVSYTQPDRPWAEWISWQLEDADYSASAA from the coding sequence TTGAGCCACGGGGGCGACACACACAGCACCAGCGGTAGCGGCGCGGGCTGGGACTTCTTCGTCTCCTACACCCAGCCCGACCGGCCGTGGGCCGAGTGGATCTCCTGGCAACTCGAAGACGCCGACTACAGCGCCTCGGCGGCTTGA
- a CDS encoding maleylpyruvate isomerase family mycothiol-dependent enzyme: MDYAAGLLAQNRLLTDLLGEADLSRPVPTCPGWDLAQLIRHVGRFDRWAAAMVRTRAVEVLDPRTVEGGKSPADRGGALVWLQESPRLLLEAVAVDPDAPVWTFTGPRPARWWVRRRMHEAMIHRVDAALALGVGHPLETAFAADGISEWLGLLAARPGAAILPDGATVHLHATDEGLGIEGEWAIRGGADGIGWEHAHEKGDVAVRGTAADLLLALLRRIPGDDGRLEVLGERERWTSWLANTEF; encoded by the coding sequence GTGGACTACGCCGCTGGCCTGCTGGCGCAGAACCGGCTCCTCACCGATCTACTCGGCGAGGCCGACCTGTCAAGACCTGTTCCGACCTGCCCGGGCTGGGATCTGGCCCAGCTCATACGCCACGTCGGGCGCTTTGACCGGTGGGCGGCCGCGATGGTTCGGACCCGGGCCGTCGAGGTTCTCGACCCGCGCACGGTCGAGGGCGGCAAGTCGCCGGCGGACCGCGGCGGCGCGCTCGTCTGGCTTCAGGAGAGCCCGCGGCTGCTGTTGGAGGCCGTCGCCGTCGATCCGGACGCGCCGGTATGGACGTTCACCGGCCCGCGGCCGGCGCGCTGGTGGGTCCGGCGGCGGATGCACGAAGCGATGATCCACCGCGTGGACGCCGCGCTCGCGCTGGGCGTCGGGCACCCGCTTGAAACCGCGTTCGCCGCCGACGGGATCTCGGAGTGGCTCGGCCTGCTCGCCGCGCGGCCCGGCGCCGCGATTCTTCCGGACGGGGCCACTGTCCACCTGCACGCCACCGACGAGGGTCTCGGCATCGAAGGGGAATGGGCGATCCGCGGCGGCGCGGACGGGATCGGTTGGGAGCACGCCCACGAGAAGGGCGACGTAGCGGTGCGTGGCACAGCCGCCGACCTGCTGCTCGCGCTACTGCGCCGGATCCCTGGCGATGACGGCCGGCTGGAGGTCCTCGGCGAGCGGGAACGCTGGACAAGCTGGCTCGCGAACACCGAATTCTGA
- a CDS encoding DUF2252 domain-containing protein, protein MAVVVSPPPVAAGSRPRPSAKSEQLTPIEHAARGKDARTLAPRRIHGEYAPASGRVDPVDVIERQSETRLAELVPLRYERMLESPFRFFRGAAAIMAEDLAGTPVSGIDVQLCGDAHLLNFRLLASPERHLVFDINDFDETLPGPWEWDVKRLAASLVIAGRGNGFAPARRRAVVTAAVGAYRAWMRRLAAMTNLDVWYAHIDVDQLPARLTDVLGRRYTRQLSRAATSARSRDRLRAFARLTEVTDGQPRFVSDPPLLVPVRDLFHGAEHDLLTDQLTAVIDRYGATLADDRRWLLAQYRLVDVARKVVGVGSVGTRCWVALLLGRDRDDPLLLQVKEAQTSVLADHLPASRYGNQGERVVAGQRLMQAVGDIFLGWQRVDGIDGQRRDFYIRQLQDWKGIALPERMDPDGLALFARLCGATLARAHARSGDRVAIAAYLGAGDTFDRAIARFAEAYADQNERDHGALAEAVRSGRISTAGRRAEVEPVGGDGRRLSPAG, encoded by the coding sequence ATGGCAGTTGTCGTCAGCCCGCCGCCGGTCGCGGCTGGTTCGCGGCCACGACCATCCGCGAAGTCTGAACAACTCACGCCGATCGAACACGCGGCACGAGGAAAGGACGCGAGGACACTCGCGCCGCGCCGGATCCATGGCGAGTACGCGCCGGCGTCGGGCCGGGTCGATCCGGTCGACGTGATCGAACGGCAGTCGGAGACTCGGCTGGCCGAGCTTGTCCCGCTGCGCTACGAGCGCATGCTGGAGTCACCGTTCCGGTTCTTTCGCGGTGCCGCCGCGATCATGGCGGAGGATCTTGCCGGCACACCGGTCTCGGGGATCGACGTCCAGCTCTGCGGCGACGCGCACCTGCTCAACTTCCGGCTGCTCGCGTCTCCCGAGCGCCACCTGGTGTTCGACATCAACGACTTCGACGAGACACTTCCCGGCCCATGGGAATGGGACGTGAAACGGCTGGCCGCGAGCCTGGTCATCGCCGGGCGCGGCAACGGGTTCGCGCCGGCGCGGCGCCGGGCGGTTGTCACCGCCGCGGTCGGTGCGTACCGGGCCTGGATGCGCCGGCTCGCGGCCATGACCAACCTCGACGTCTGGTACGCCCACATCGACGTGGATCAGCTCCCGGCCCGACTCACGGACGTGCTGGGACGGCGGTACACCAGGCAACTGTCCCGTGCGGCCACCAGCGCCCGGTCCCGCGACCGGCTGCGGGCGTTCGCCCGGCTGACCGAGGTGACCGACGGCCAGCCGCGTTTCGTCTCCGACCCGCCGCTGCTCGTCCCGGTCCGCGACCTGTTCCACGGAGCGGAACATGACCTGCTGACAGACCAGCTCACCGCTGTCATCGACCGGTATGGCGCCACCCTGGCGGACGACCGGCGCTGGCTGCTCGCCCAGTACCGGCTCGTCGACGTCGCGCGCAAGGTCGTCGGTGTCGGCAGTGTGGGCACCCGCTGCTGGGTGGCGCTGCTGCTGGGCCGCGACCGCGACGACCCGCTGCTGCTGCAGGTCAAGGAGGCACAGACGTCGGTCCTGGCGGATCACCTGCCCGCCAGCCGGTACGGCAACCAGGGGGAACGGGTCGTCGCCGGGCAACGTCTGATGCAGGCCGTGGGGGACATCTTCCTCGGCTGGCAGCGGGTGGACGGTATCGACGGGCAGCGCCGCGACTTCTACATCCGTCAACTGCAGGACTGGAAGGGCATCGCGCTGCCCGAACGCATGGACCCCGACGGCCTCGCCCTGTTCGCGCGACTGTGCGGAGCGACCCTCGCCCGCGCCCACGCACGCTCGGGCGACCGCGTCGCGATCGCGGCCTACCTCGGCGCCGGAGACACCTTCGACCGGGCGATCGCCCGGTTCGCCGAGGCCTACGCCGACCAGAACGAACGCGATCACGGGGCGCTCGCCGAGGCCGTGCGGTCCGGACGGATCAGCACGGCAGGCCGGCGGGCGGAGGTGGAACCCGTTGGGGGCGACGGTCGCCGGCTCAGCCCGGCGGGCTGA
- a CDS encoding carboxymuconolactone decarboxylase family protein yields the protein MTTQAPERTLGAIAHGDAPVFEEIVQMHLDTLERSGLDERTYHLVRLAALVAVDAAPASYLMHLAAAQEAGLTAADAQGVTTAIAPIVGSARVVSAAGNVLRALGLDEILNENAE from the coding sequence ATGACGACACAGGCTCCTGAGCGGACACTCGGTGCGATCGCGCACGGCGACGCGCCGGTCTTCGAAGAGATCGTGCAGATGCACCTGGACACGCTCGAGCGGTCGGGCTTGGACGAGCGCACCTACCATCTCGTGCGCCTGGCGGCGCTCGTCGCCGTGGACGCGGCGCCCGCCTCCTATCTGATGCACCTCGCCGCGGCCCAGGAGGCAGGTCTCACTGCCGCCGACGCGCAGGGCGTGACCACCGCCATCGCACCGATCGTCGGAAGTGCCCGGGTTGTGTCGGCTGCGGGAAACGTCCTGCGTGCGCTCGGATTGGACGAGATCCTGAACGAGAACGCGGAGTGA